The nucleotide window GGTATTACATTAGGAGGTGGGGCTGAGTTGGAGGAAGTGGCTAGCATGGCTGTGACTTTAATTGTTGAATGTAGTCCTAATAtctcctcattcttttttttttctgactgtcATGAAGTGGTGAATTTCCTCTGCCACCAGTTCCTTTCACCAAGATTTTCCATTCAAGCTTAGGAAGACAAGTCACTTTAGACCCAATCCTCTTGAACCAGAGCCCAGGCaactctttcctccctcaagTTGCACTGTCAAGAAATGCTCATACTGTTACCAAATCTGACCACCACATCATTTATAATTTCTCTGATCCACACATTAGCTGATTGTGGATCTTAAGCAACCATGACATAGCCAAAAGAGTAACCAATTATCCTCATGGTTGCAAtgataaacagaaagaaacaaaataacaaacagaaaaaatgtaaataatggaGGAGGCTCACTGCAGCCTAAAGGATAGTTATCTGTATACTTCTGTGGCGCCAGGTGGCTAATAAATATACTACATTTGATAACAGATGGCTTCCTAGCAGATATTTAGGATTGGGGGTATCTGATGCAAGATAAGGTAAGTATGAATATAATCTTTATGTACAAGCTTTCAATCTCATGTGTGATTAAATTCTAACAAAGTACTAGGCCAATAGCTTAAGAGGgaagaataattttatttcccTCTAAAATCTGCATGCTTTGGAGTGGACAGTTGGGAGGAAAtctagaaggaaaaggaaaaagaaaaaatagtaccTGCTGGTTCAGATGCACCACAGATGGTTAAGCACAACTATACCTCTAGATCCCATGGATTCAGGCACCCTCTGATCATTTTAGAACTTTTGTCTGATCTTCTGGTTATTTttcatttagtttattttatCTGGAGACTTCTTCATATGTAAAATAtgtctttttatctttttgacaCTTTCTGTTGATCATTTCAACCATGAGAACAGTAGGTTACTATTTTCAGAAGGGGACCAAGCTTCTGCTAACTTATCAACaaggaactcaagaaaggaaGATGGATTTTAGAACTAACTGACATTTGGTATCTCTCCTGGATACATGTTAGGTAATTTTGTTGTCTCAACTTCTAAGTACTTAGGAtaatgggaaaaaataattaatgatGACTTAGCTTGTGTTTCACTCAATAGAGTATATTTACATTAAATATGGGTTTTTGATTAGAGAAAAATATTGTACATTACTTGTACATATTAAAATTATGAGAATTAGTCTATTATACTAAatgtataattctttttttagtACACATGatgatatatattaaaaataactacAGAAAAGAGGTAGCAAAAGCCAGTGAGTAAGCATGTGTAGATTTAGCTCTGAGATTATTTAGAGCTATTGCAAGTGTTatagctctggagggaaaggtatcctgacttatCGGGAAGCCAAGCTAAATCTAGAGCTACAATAAGATGGCTCTGGAGGGAGAGGTATCCTGATTTGTTGGGAGGCCAGGCGATAAGAAGCTGCGTTGAGGTGGGGCATGGTCTcccgcaggatatagcaatcctacACCTCTCCTAGAGAGAGCCAGCCAGTACAGCTGAGCTTTCCTCCGCCCTCACCTTAAGgaggcttcccagcagagctctgtttcttctctctgatccaagatgttgcttcttctaCTTCACTCTGCTAAGAGGGAAAGCCcagcagaaatgtagcaatctcctccagcttCCGCCAAAAGTTGTTACTTCTTTCTGCTCAGCTTTGCTCAGCCCCTCTAAGCGATGTCTCAGCAAGTTTCTTCCATTCTGTGCCTGTGAATGGAAATCTCCACCTAGACTCTTTtgggaaagagatttatttgggaaggaaagtccaagagagtggctgcctctgtctaGGTGGGAAAGCACAGCCgacaactgaacaggcagaggggTTTACATAGGACTTCTTAAAggtggagtttctccagggagaagattttctgctcaggggttggttagttttcctgctcagggattggttagtttcatTGGTCAGGGGCAaagatggctctgatttcagggccaaactgtgtttctttcactggccccttTTAGTCTTTTGGCTCTAATTTTAGGCAGGAGCATATTTCTtccactgactctgattctagggacaaagtgtatttatttggcgctggtttcagggtcagggcatgtttcttaggttctgggGTCAGGGCTAAAGTGTTTCATTCAGTGGCTCAGGTCTCAGATCCAGTGTAgtggaatattttaaggtgtaatacttttgtttatgttgcatttgtttaactctgtgaagctatgttaccatgcctgtgtaaaatacctgatggtctaataaagaactggccaatagcaaggcaggagaaagggtaggcagggctggcaggcagagagaatatatagagggagaaatcttgAAGAAGTAACGAGAGaatgaggaggacatcaggggccagccacccagctacacaatcaACAAGCCATGGagcaagagtaagatttacagaagtaagagaacaggaaaagcccagaggcaaaaggtagatgggataatttaagataaggaaagctggctagaaactaagccaagctaaggccgggcattcataattaagcaTAAGCCTCCATGTAGAATTTATTTGGGAcctaggtggcaggcccccatAAAAGAGGCaagaaacaaccaacaacaatccAGGGTGTATTACTTTCACTAGCTCTGGTggatttctttggctggccccttTTCCTTACAGGTATGAAGTTACTCTTTCCTTGGGAGAGAGTCGCTCCCTGGCAATTCCTCTTATAGCACCAGGCTATTCTTACCCACAAGGGCAGGATTCCCTAAGGAACTTCACCTATACTGTTGCACTGTTCCATATTTGTATATTCTCAGTTTTTCAACATAGCTCTCATGCTTTTCTGGATCTTACTGACAAATGAGCTAGAGGTTTATTTTTAGCAAATACACTTTAGTGaattttctctgcctcttccccttCCATTTTTGTGTTAAACTGCAGTGTCTTTTAGTGCATATGTGATTATAGTCTCTGATTACATAAAAAACAAATGTAGCTTTCACAGCCATCTCTCTTTATCGATTTAGTTTTTTCTTACACTATTTGGGTTGATCAACATctagttctatttatttatttttgttattcacCGGTCAGAATATGTGTACCAGAACACAGGgattttctatttacttttcaCTGTTATCATTTGTGCATTTATCAGAAACAAGAAATATCAGTGGCTCTTGATAAGCACTTGATGAATAAGTTTATAAATGTACTATTTAGGGACTAATATTAAGAGAGATAAGTCTGCATGCTTGTAAAACAGACATAAAAGACCATAATCTTTCAGCAACATTGGTTCAATTGATGCATATGGGGGCCTAAGATGTAAATGTCCATTTATATTTGGTTAAATGTATTCAAATAGgatacagaaaaaggaaagattttttttgaaaTGCAAGAATGTCCAACAAAGTAATGATGCATGGTTCTTGATGACTCATTTGCCTAAGCCTGAAATATGAGAAACAACACTCATGCCCATTTTTAgggtatttaataaaataaataacatgaaaTCCTAAATGAAGGAAAACATAAAACTTCTATAGGTTTATTCATTCACTATCAAAATGTCTAGAGGGGGCAAACAGTTTAGTGGGAAGCTTTACTTAAGTTATTGTAAATACTACCTCATTTTACACGAAGGACTTGAATCAATCCGGAAGCTTGTCATCAAACTTGGTGTAATAATTTGACTGGTAGAAATAAGGTAAGCACAGGGCCAAGCCTCCTCAAATAGGAAAAAACATTAACTGACAATATAATGCCCTCTTTTTCATGTGTCATCCATTTGTGTTTGTGCTCTTTTAGtatcaaaattttctttttgttatatatatatatatatatatatatatatatatataacttattaTTAAacatctatcatttatttatttatgtacatttaaTCTTGATACGTTGTAACTTCTATCTTATTGGGAAAGGCTTTTAAGTCTGTCATTTTTTGAAAACCTAGCATACACTATTTTATCTACTGCTTTTCAAATCCCATACTTTCCTTTTCACTCTTTATCTCTTCTTGTCCCATTTCCCATTCAAATTCCTATTTAAATATTGATACCTTTGGACATTTCCCTAACCTTGGCAAAAATCAAAACCAGtaatcagaataaaacaaaaaattataaacGTTTTTCTCCAAACAGTAATTTAGTGTCCCAGTCTCCAAACATTTTAGGGGACACCAGTGAACTGTTGAAATATCTTCTCCCGCACCTGACAATGGGACTACTGTATAACTATTATAAtttgaagggtccaggaatatagaaattACAAAATTTTAAGCTTAAGAGATGAAAACTGACAGTCATGAGCcctaaaggttaactgctaacagTGGCTGTCTGCTTTACAGCCAGCTCCTCcgtcaacagccaggggttaacgTTTAACCCAATtgccccttatagccaacaactacctggaccaaagttaacttttaatagttgtttctatgTGACTTCTAACACGCATCCTGTGCCTGATGTTTCTATGTGACTCCTAGCATACACCCCATGCCTGATAGTATGAAAGGAGGCCAGTGCTCACCTCCATTACCACAGCCTCAGAATTCCAacattggctgtggtctcagctagctgataagcctTTGTGCCCCACAGTGTTTTAtaactactttttatttttctagaataaagtttgcttctggtttaatagactttggtagtttgtttcccattattgCGAGACCCCGGACCCAATGAATTGTTTCTATAGTCAGCTTTCCATGAACATAAATCCAAGGGCAGAGAACttgcatgaaataaaataagcaagcaagcaagcaagaaagaaagaaagaaagaaagaaagaaagaaagaaagaaagaaagaaagaaagaaaagtgcaaAGTGTAGGACACATACACTCTAACAGATATCTAAAATTtagcaaagaagaaaagatgtGAGGTGGCATTCAACAGGGACACTGTCACAAACTGATACATTCTCAGTACTGGAAAACCAAGTGGATGAGGTCGTTGAAATGCCAGAAGAAGCTTTCAGAAGATAAGGAATTTACTTTAGTACCTACACAAGGAATTACACACAGTTCAAGACCTAGACAAGAAAGTTACCAAAGTGGATGAAAATAAGAGCCTGGGAGGGAAAATTTAAAACCACGATGGAAAAGTTTAGCAAGGATCTTGGGacagtgaaaaacagaaacaaagaggaattctggaaatgaaggAATCAGTAAATATAATGAAAAGTAGAGCAGACAGCATCCTGAAGGCTGGGTGTGACACAGGAGAGATGAATACAagtgggagggtggggtggagaggtgggagaTGCCATACGGAAGCTTGTTACTTGgcatgataattaaaaaaaaataaaaccaagttttACAGGGAGAACTTCACGAACAAGACTGAAAAGGTTTGTTGTGATGAAACAGTTAAGTTTTGCATGCAAGGCTAAGGACCTTTGACTTCACCCAAGGTGTAGTGAAATGCACTATTAAGAACTTAAAGCATCTCTCTTCAAATGCCATTAATTAAGAGATATAAACATTGAAAATTGATGACTCCAAGgagctttttctctcttttcctgatATATTTCATATCGACAATATAGTTATGTTTCCTTGAGATTTCTATATCGAAGTATTAACCCTAGGCTTGATGACACTAAAAATGTGCAGCCTAGAGAGGTAATCTGGTTTAGATGAACTTGAGAGCTTGTGCTCCTAAGCTGATGGTCAGCTTATTTACCAAGAAAGAGGACATCAGAGACAGCTCCCAGGGCCACAAAGAAGACAATGATACACAGTATGAGAGTACATTAGAAAACCAGGAAACTATGTCTCCCCAGAACTGCTAGTGTCCCGGTCTTAGTGTCTCTTGAACTATGAGATAGAAGTGTGTGCTGTAGAATCTATTCTGTTTCTGAAATTTTTGTTACAGATTTCCTGTTCAAAATTGTTCTGtgttgtggtaatatattgtgtacccccaataaagcttgcctagggatcagaggtcaaagccagccactatattaaacatagaggtcaggcaatggtagcactcacctataatcctagcattcaggaggcagagatcaatccggatctctgagttcaaggctacacttggaacagagccaggtgtgatggcacatgcctttaatcccagcactaggacgtaagtaagatgacagggcacagaaaggtacataaggcatgagtaaacaggaagtcttttactttagactgaggatttcatagaggtaagaacttgtggctggcttgctctgcttctctcacctttcagctttcaccccaatgtctggctctgggttttctattaataagatcctttagcaattcgtgttacactgTGTATCCAAGGctgctatgctttttttttttttttctcatggccatactgtaaggattctgtccttaattacgtcaccagcctgcgatagcatcccagcctaaaaagctggtgggccctctgtgcatccctttctctttccgctttctctccttccatctgtcctctctctctctctctctctctctctctctctctctctctctctctttcttctcccctctcttcctctctctcccaataaagctctaaaaaggtaactataGCTCGTGATTCTTGtgatcagcactctcctctgctggCATGGCCACCATGGGTGGCGGCCAGCCATGAGCACCACCGCTTAACCAACACATAACAGATAATCACAGAAATTATTGTAGGGGCTTCTCCTTCACACACCTCTATCAGATATCTGTGCATTGGTGATTGTTGGGGAGAGTTGATGAGAAACTAAGAGTGTGGTCCCCTGTTTGGCAGGGCTGAAGGAAAACAGCAAGACCTCTGAGATTTATGACCTCAGGTTAATATGTCTATTTTATCTgaaatgatttcatttaattGGGGGCAGGTTTCTAGTGCAGCATTTAAGTTGAAGTTTGAGATGTGGCTGAGAAGGATCTCTGAACACTGCATTTGCTGTAGAAGTATTAGCCTGGTTAAAAACAAGCTATTTGGTAGACCACACTACAGGTGGATGAATCCTTGCAAAAGTGAAGTATATAGAGTTTTGGATCAACTGAAGAGTAGCAAGGAAGAAATATTCGAATATTAACCATTCCTATGATTTTAGCCATTGCTTCTATCTATGCATCTTTTAGCATAATCTATTATAAATAATTAACATTAGATCTACCACTTTGGGTCATAAGAAAGAATATATTATagccaaatattcaaataaaatctaTCAAATATATTAATAAACTACCAAATGATATTTGAATAAGATACTATATAACCTTCCCAATTGTCTTTATAAAATAATCCAACTCTCTGTTGGATTGTGATTTTTCACATTTAgcagtaaattttaaaagaaagttcaTCATTATCAAGCAATAACCATACATAGACAGATGTGgtaagaagaaaatgtttttattgagaTGGGGGCATAGAAGGACGGTGAATTTGACTATAAAGAGATGGTTTATGAAGAGATAAAGGTGTTTAGTTGGCAGCAATAGTCTGCTGAATCCAGCTCACATAGTTGCAGACCTTGGTGTAGACACCAGGTTTTCCTTTCAATGCACAGCCATAACCCCAGGAAACAACACCCTGGAGCTTTCCATTGCAGACCACAGGGCCACCGGAGTCACCCTGAATAACAGAAAATATAATAAGCACTCTTACGTATGTCTAAATGAGAGGATGGGCTTCAAGCTTTTACTCCATTATCTTGGGCCATTTTCGTAGATTCTCCATAAAATAACTTCTCTGCACCCAGAAACTCAAGCTTCAGTCTTCTTAGAATGCCAATATTCTatagcctcctttcttatagacCCACCTCTTTCCTTGTCAACTTATCAATCCATGACAATGTGAGAACTGGGGAGACCAAATGCTATCTCAAAAGCTCTGTTCTTTTTCAAAGGTAAAGTCTGCAATAAAGCTTTTGAGGTACATGGTCAGATAGAATGTTTGTAGTAATTTCTGTATATCATTTTTACATTTAGTCCTAATCATCAATATCATAGACAGAGTTTATGATTTATTCCAAATCTACTCCTTTCCCTCATCAACAGTCTCTGAGATGCTGTTAAGGTTCTTCTCCCTTTTTCCAGAAAAGCAGAAGTAaatgaagagagagaatgagtaagAAGGAGAATAACCACAAATAAACTCACCTGGCAGGAGTCCTTTCCACCTTCCAGGAAGCCCAGGCAGAACATGTTGCTGGTGATCTTGTTTGGGTAGGAACTTTTGCAAGAACTATCAGAGAGGACAGGGGCCTCAAGACACTGAAGAAGAGATGGGTATTTGGCTGTCAATCACAAGAATGAAAATGGAAGATTATCCAGTGATCTTGGAAGCATCGTTTCCaaccttcttcctctttcttaacCCTTCCTCTGTCTTTTAATTCCCCATAACTTATGGAGAACATTTTTGGAGATGTCTACTTACATCCCCCATTTCAGTTGACCACTTTGAGTTTTTCtaatagttcatttttgttgtgtCTACTGTATGGTCTCAGCACAAGTATTTTCTTCACCCTAATTTGTGCATTTTAAGACTGCCTGTATCTAAATCTATCCTCAGAGAACCTTCCCTTGAGTGAGAATTTGGACCACTTTGCTCCCAGCATGCCTTTCACGTCTAGTCTTCTCACACTTTGGAATCAAGTCCCAGTGATACTTACTGCCACTGCTCAGGGTGTTGCCCCAGCCGGACACAAGACACTTAGTACCAGATGATGGACAGGAACTTGGCAGAGAGACAGTGGACACTCGAGAGTTGAGGGTGGCAGGTGAACTCAGCTTAATCAACATGATGTCATTATCATAGGTGTTTTTGTTATATTTGGGGTGGCGGATGATTTTAGCCGCATTAATGAATTGCTCATTACCCTCAAGGACATCAATGTTGTGTTCTCCCAGGCGCACCTGAATTTGGCTGGATGTAAAGATCAGCATTTTTAAAAGTATCCTTCTTCAATTTTTCCCCTTCCCAATTGTCAATCATGAGAATAAACGCAAATAGCAGCATGTTTGAGCATTTATTCACACAGGTGACTTTATACCCTGTGTAGCATTGTGCACTaccttgcttacagttcagagaatTTCTTGCAAAAGTGTCCCTACTAGTTAATACAGACTCACAGTTCATTatacattaaaatacaaaatataagatGCGAAGAAACATCCCTACTAAATAGTTGGAGATGAAGAGCTAATTGGGAGAAATTGATTGGCATTTGCCATTTTTCCCTCTGGTTGTAATTCTCAAGAATTTCAGATATACAAGACATACAAGGATTTGAGataaatacaaatacacagtGTGATGAAACAGGACCCAGagaaggagtgctgggattaaaggtgtgagccaccaagcctgactcaAAAGGAGTGCAATGTTATAGGAACAGAATTATGGATGCTTGCTTTTAACAGTGTGCTTAAAATACAGTGGGATTTATCTCTGCATGCCCTTTTCCCTTGGTTAGAGCTGTGTAGTGATTCATAATCTGAAGACATACTTTATTAACTACTGTTCCCCTTCTAGTCTCCAGTATCATCACCTAGGAAGATAGCAGTGAGTTCTGGAGCAAAACTCCACATAAATGTTTCTCAACagaccataaaattattgaaaTAGAATCAAGCTTTTagtatttaatctttaaaaaaatacttttatttttaattgtgcatatatgtgtatatctctgtgtggatatgtgtatgtgtgattacaggtgcccacagagttcagaagaaggcataagatcccctgacactggagttacatgtggctGTGAACCATcagatgtgggtactgagaactgaacataggcctctggaagagcagcacatgttcctaaccactgagccacttctacAGTCCAGTATCAGCATGTTTTAACTATACTGTATAACTGTGCATGTTGCTTAATTATACTCTGACAAAACTAAAGGCAAACATGACTTTAGAGCATGGAAATGTGAATATTGGTCACTTACGATTTGTAGCAGTGAGCCGCTGAAACAACCCACTGGGAGCTGATGAGGGAACCACCACATGAGTGGTAGCCAACATTCAGGGACACCTGGTAGGGGAGAGAATTCTTCTGACAGGTGTAACCGCCAACAATTTTGTCATCATCGTCATTCAGGGGGAAAGCAACTGAGAAGAGAGTTGGATGTTCTTGTAAATATATCCACCATAAAGTATCTGCTTtacaattgttttgttttctggtgccagggaaattttctggtcccaggaatccacaaggatgaccccagctaagacccctagcaatagtggaaagggtacctgaactggccatctactgtaatcagattggtgagtaccctgtcatcagagagcctttatccagtaactgacagaaggagatgcagagatccacagccaagcacggGACCATGCTctgggagtcctcctgaagaaagggagggggtACTTACAAgccaggggttcaaggtcatgatggaggaacccacagagacggCTGACCCAAGCTCgtgggagcacatggactctggaccaacagttagggagcctgcacgggactgacctagaccctctgcatgtatgacagttatgtagcttggtctgtttgtaagattcctagcagtgagatcaggacctgtccctggtgcttagctggcttttgggaacctgttcttcatgctggattaccttgcccagccttgacacAGGGAGAGGAGCTCAGTCCTACCTGAACTTGATGTCCCATGCTACATTCAAGCCCATGGGATGCCTGCccatttctgaatggagacagaggaggagtgggtagATGGGGAAGTCAGGGGGtcaggaatgggaggagaggagggaagggaaactgtggtcagtatgtaaaataaagggaagaatgttaataataaaaaaaaacatttttttcatttggcTATCTCATATAATCAAGAAATGATGGTTCTATTTGAGGAACACTTTAAAGCAGAACCCTGGTGGGAAGTCGTGCAAATGGATAGCTTTGCTTGATGGTGAGTTGTTGGCATGGCATGCCTGTCTCcataaagaaacaaggaaaacttAAGGAGCAAACTGAGAGTAttcttgcttagaacaaaagctTATTTAATGTTTCTATTCTCCTTATCTCTTGTATTGATTGTCACCTAAATTTTTATAAACAATTTCACCAAACATTACAGGATTCTCTCCCCTACCAACAACCTATGCTTCTGTATTGTGTAGTAGGACCCACTGCTACCAAgattgcttacagttccagagtcTTCCATTATTTTTATGAGATGAGTAATTTTATTAGCTAAGATATTTCCAGGAGTATAAGCAGACACTATACCACTGCGTTCTGGAAACTCTAGTATTACATTTCAACACTAAAATTTTAGTGAAATCCTTGCATTTTGGCCCAGGGCTGTAATTCCCACagccttggaggctgaggcagaacaaTGGCAAGCTTAAGGCCTGCCTAGGATACAGAATATGCTCAAAGGTAGCCTGGATAATTTAGCACGATTCTTTATGAAAGCTGAAAATAAAATGGAGGGTCATATATATGTTGTAGCAGGTGAATATTTTCCTGGTATGTACTAAGCCTTTTGTTCAGTCCAAAATACCATCCTTGCCCTGTGGAAAATTAATAAATTGCTAACACTAACATAGAAGTGTTCATGTCCCTCTGTTTAATCATTTGAATGACATATGGATTCACATTAGGGATAATTTATTAGTAAATATGAGAGCACTATAGCTCACATGTTTCTTTccatgagaaataaaatattctttcctGTCTTGATCCCTAGATCAAATAATCAGCTTTTCAGTGTTCAGGAAACTCAGGTTTGATATTTATACCATTTTCAAGTAATAAAgattactgttatttttttaaaagattttatttttaattatgggggtggggtgtgcacatgagtgcaagtgctCGAGGTAGCCAGaagtctcccctccccttcctggaGATGgtgttatggatggttgtgagctacctgacatggacAACGAAAACTAAagtcaggttctctggaagagcagtacatgctcctaaagagtgagccatctctccagccccagattacTGTTATTAAAGTCAGTATTCCAGAGAGGTCAATACCAATACTTTCTTTGTTATGGAGCATCCTTACTCTTTACCCCCTGATTCATAGACTCTACCTACAAGTTCAAGACAGTCTGCTTACTTACACTATCTATGCTGAAAGATGATCTTTCAATGCAAGCAATCTTTAACTATACATAAATATACCACTATATAATGTTGTTCCAACATTTTacccctcctatatacaaacccTACATTCCAGGGCACAAAGTACTAGTTTAGTTGTATGATTAATTCTTACTGATTTGTTCATTAAAGGTACTCACCAGCAGCTCCAAGGAGTGCAAGGAAGATTAAGGTCTTCATGGTTGCTCACTGTGTCTGGAGCAGAAAATAGGGTAAAGGCTTTCCTCCATGGCTATTTATAAGCCCAGGGCTTTTGTTAACACCCATGGCCATAGGTTCCAGGAGAGATTTTTCATTGGAAACTCAGAGATCTAAATTTAGAATTCAATTATCCAAACACCAACCCTTTCTTTTCAAAGGTTGTGGGAAtggaagaaacaaactcacctGGTGGGAGCTATCCCCATAGTAGGAAAACAAGTTGGAGTAAGGTCACAAGACAGAGCTTCAGGTTTTCAGGTTCTCAGATAAAAATATTAGGTACTCTGACATTTCAGGTGTGAACGTTTTTCTTAAGGACTCACTGGAACCCTGATCCTTGACACACTATTATCTATCTTGTAATCACTCATAATGTATACCTTGTCCTAGGGTCATTTTAATCTTCTACATCCTCTTGCATTTCCATTACTAGTGGGAAGGATTCCCCCAccccagaaaagaaaatttcctcTTATTTGAAATTCTGATAAATAAAATTCGTAAAGTTAAAGATGAGGACTGGTGTCCATCTAGAACTTGTTCTGCGTCCTGGGTATGGTGGTCT belongs to Peromyscus eremicus chromosome 3, PerEre_H2_v1, whole genome shotgun sequence and includes:
- the LOC131905770 gene encoding cationic trypsin-3, which codes for MKTLIFLALLGAAVAFPLNDDDDKIVGGYTCQKNSLPYQVSLNVGYHSCGGSLISSQWVVSAAHCYKSQIQVRLGEHNIDVLEGNEQFINAAKIIRHPKYNKNTYDNDIMLIKLSSPATLNSRVSTVSLPSSCPSSGTKCLVSGWGNTLSSGTKYPSLLQCLEAPVLSDSSCKSSYPNKITSNMFCLGFLEGGKDSCQGDSGGPVVCNGKLQGVVSWGYGCALKGKPGVYTKVCNYVSWIQQTIAAN